In the Drosophila gunungcola strain Sukarami unplaced genomic scaffold, Dgunungcola_SK_2 000001F, whole genome shotgun sequence genome, one interval contains:
- the LOC128261441 gene encoding LOW QUALITY PROTEIN: uncharacterized protein LOC128261441 (The sequence of the model RefSeq protein was modified relative to this genomic sequence to represent the inferred CDS: deleted 1 base in 1 codon; substituted 1 base at 1 genomic stop codon), which produces MYAGRATQFAKTISSMACSIQKQSPQAPQSVDPGTVGTEPLGRGLGGCGSGGGGGPSGAGTVPSTPKTTKTAQPRGSLPTDVNQPPLEFQWPPPVPVSIHTSNLRLNMMNQDPKDLHTARAIIEELRSKVRFQTEHIMKWRKAYAMQVQQHYRYQKEKSDQMNSLTSQLLLLESRLKRKQKQIASLLNHRELTIQRQQKIIDTLSSRLVDHGLETIEASYANELDSLNDSDSAVVLEDIDSDSPMTLGTRRKSSGAGGLGGGVLGSDGITIVRSISDAIETNHNKYGAARRNNCFLRRPDILETVYSVEEDPEPTTDLAEKRDKFKNRSDKALSSSSTEGQIDAASPSAVDKAKESSPVDGGGPSIPRRQLGALKRSPSHDSPCTTLSVKVPQLQPPSPPPPTASQPPEPLNGKNQVTNYNRVMLNHRSVTKPKDVKYKRINKAKSKSLEELRGRLKNLVERAPGLDGGYSGGMMPQTAQSYAXHLQRSDEGDSQKRSTAQEEVEVEVEEGEVKGQPEAEVSPATTGVGAARPRRESAEPTTSTAAAQEPQAGRHGFPKRSLTLPRILVPRQSTAGLASSSGGGGGRGGF; this is translated from the exons ATGTATGCCGGCCGGGCCACACAATTTGCCAAAACCATAAGCAGCATGGCGTGCAGCATACAGAAGCAATCTCCTCAGGCTCCGCAATCGGTTGATCCTGGCACTGTCGGAACAGAGCCACTGGGTCGAGGATTAGGTGGTtgtggtagtggtggtggtggtggcccCAGTGGAGCCGGCACCGTT CCCTCCACGCCGAAAACCACCAAGACCGCCCAGCCGAGGGGCTCCCTGCCGACGGATGTCAACCAGCCACCGCTGGAATTCCAATGGCCACCGCCCGTGCCCGTTTCGATACACACCAGCAACTTGCGCCTGAACATGATGAACCAGGACCCCAAGGACCTCCACACGGCCAGGGCCATTATCGAGGAGCTGCGCTCCAAGGTGCGATTCCAGACGGAGCACATCATGAAGTGGCGCAAGGCGTATGCCATGCAG GTCCAGCAGCACTACCGATACCAGAAGGAGAAGTCGGACCAGATGAACTCGCTCACCTCACAGCTCCTGCTATTGGAATCCCGACTGAAGCGGAAGCAGAAGCAAATAGCCAGCCTGCTGAACCACCGGGAATTGACTATCCAGCGCCAGCAGAAGATCATCGACACGTTGTCCTCTCGTCTGGTGGATCACGGATTGGAGACCATAGAGGCTAGCTACGCCAATGAGTTGGACTCCCTGAACGACTCCGATTCGGCGGTGGTGCTGGAGGACATCGATTCGGACAGCCCGATGACCTTGGGCACGCGGCGGAAGAGCAGTGGGGCGGGGGGATTGGGTGGCGGTGTGCTGGGCAGTGATGGCATCACCATAGTGCGCTCCATATCCGATGCGATCGAAACGAATCACAACAAGTACGGAGCGGCCAGGCGGAACAACTGCTTCCTGCGGCGTCCGGACATCCTGGAAACGGTTTACTCTGTCGAGGAGGATCCCGAACCCACCACGGACCTGGCCGAGAAGCGGGACAAGTTTAAGAATCGCTCGGACAAGGCGCTCAGCTCCAGCTCGACCGAGGGTCAGATAGATGCCGCCAGTCCCTCGGCCGTCGACAAAGCCAAAGAGTCATCGCCCGTCGATGGTGGCGGTCCCAGCATTCCGCGACGCCAACTGGGAGCCCTCAAGCGATCGCCCAGCCACGATTCACCCTGCACCACGCTCAGTGTTAAGGTTCCCCAGCTGCAGCCACCATCTCCTCCACCACCAACGGCATCTCAACCGCCGGAACCGCTCAATGGAAAAAATCag GTCACCAACTACAATCGGGTTATGCTGAACCATCGGTCAGTGACGAAACCGAAGGACGTGAAGTACAAGCGCATCAACAAGGCGAAGTCAAAGAGTCTGGAGGAGTTGCGGGGGCGTCTCAAGAACCTGGTGGAGCGGGCACCTGGCCTGGATGGCGGCTATTCCGGCGGCATGATGCCGCAGACGGCGCAGTCGTATGCGTGACATTTGCAGCGGTCGGACGAGGGAGACTCCCAGAAGAGGTCAACGGCgcaggaggaggtggaggtggaggtggaggagggGGAGGTGAAAGGTCAGCCGGAGGCGGAGGTTTCTCCGGCGACTACGGGTGTGGGAGCAGCTCGTCCTCGTCGAGAGAGTGCGGAGCCAACGACCTCGACTGCGGCCGCCCAGGAGCCGCAGGCTGGCAGACATGGCTTTCCCAAGAGGTCGTTGACCTTGCCGCGCATCCTGGTGCCCCGCCAGTCGACTGCGGGATTGGCCAGTTCCAGCGGCgggggcggtgggcgtggcggcTTCTAg
- the LOC128261442 gene encoding uncharacterized protein LOC128261442 → MARSERGSRLLIGITCWVLFYGLICLALADSAQIPERYAALTGPTVQAVERLFNQVLYSTIEDARQRLPHLNASETIDRQYFEELDLIAGNEDYYSTAYYIFAWINSDLMSHKTPDKLLVEVLPVEKIAIRNFFGKVKIHLTKYLRQSRQERPQLVANITRWSAETEDSLIMTYLEFPQNLQGQLPEIHLMDYTKLAQALMQGLSRGIWSTL, encoded by the exons ATGGCGAGATCAGAGCGCGGTTCGAGGCTCCTTATCGGCATCACTTGCTGGGTGCTGTTCTACGGTCTTATCTGTCTG GCTCTGGCTGATTCCGCCCAAATCCCAGAACGATATGCGGCTCTGACCGGACCCACAGTACAGGCGGTGGAGAGACTCTTCAATCAGGTGTTATACTCCACCATTGAGGATGCCCGCCAGAGACTTCCGCACCTGAATGCCAGTGAAACCATCGATAGGCAGTACTTCGAGGAACTGGACTTGATTGCGGGAAATGAAGACTACTACAGCACTGCCTACTACATCTTCGCCTGGATCAACAGCGATTTGATGTCCCACAAAACTCCGGATAAACTGCTCGTTGAAGTTTTGCCGGTCGAGAAGATTGCCATTCGCAATTTTTTCGGCAAGGTCAAGATACATCTGACCAAATATTTGCGCCAAAGTCGGCAGGAGAGGCCACAATTGGTCGCAAACATTACACGATGGTCCGCCGAAACAGAGGACAGTCTGATCATGACCTACCTGGAGTTCCCGCAAAACCTCCAGGGCCAACTTCCTGAGATCCATCTGATGGACTACACCAAGTTGGCCCAGGCTCTAATGCAGGGCTTGTCCAGGGGGATTTGGTCGACTTTATAG
- the LOC128261599 gene encoding uncharacterized protein LOC128261599, producing the protein MANRIAWAFIFALAALQSSFAAPPANRWQLQFEVTNELFQMITEALEELRNVFQLVIDEAELILPPNTKSLILTELKELVAAVDSLNFDDSLELSNLEEALEEMQSVMEIADSREFESEADEVVLQLFIQHGVDDLEKILELNLETTLKAIEMKVQNYLSTWSDSRLARNSDLVKQFKDFKNEEDVYEKLDKLSNFDLFN; encoded by the exons ATGGCTAACAGAATAGCTTGGGCTTTTATATTTGCATTGGCTGCCCTGCAGTCATCG TTCGCAGCACCTCCAGCAAACAGATGGCAGTTACAATTCGAGGTAACCAACGAACTCTTTCAAATGATAACTGAGGCATTGGAAGAGTTGAGAAATGTATTTCAACTGGTTATAGACGAGGCCGAACTTATTTTACCCCCAAACACAAAAAGTCTTATTCTTACGGAGCTTAAGGAATTGGTTGCAGCCGTGGATTCGCTGAATTTCGATGACTCTTTGGAGCTGAGCAACCTGGAGGAGGCTCTCGAGGAAATGCAAAGTGTAATGGAAATCGCAGACAGCAGGGAATTCGAATCTGAGGCGGACGAGGTTGTCCTCCAGTTATTCATACAGCATGGCGTCGATGACTTGGAGAAGATTCTGGAATTAAACTTGGAAACTACTCTGAAAGCAATCGAGATGAAGGTGCAGAACTATTTGAGCACATGGTCGGACAGTCGGTTGGCCAGGAATTCGGATTTAGTTAAGCAGTTCAAAGACTTCAAGAACGAGGAGGATGTCTACGAGAAATTAGATAAGTTgtcaaattttgatttattcaattaa
- the LOC128261370 gene encoding uncharacterized protein LOC128261370, translating to MLPLQFVLFGCLFIAQGLCHTLPQPKARTARDTSNIPTHLFKPVGEKSNNEKISNRSSLNGNGTTLVDPEDDGVEFLERGSGEVEEVTSSYEDEDIRSNRFRPPPRPYFPQNSQGNIGPIRRPPQYGNGFLTDYSEDPRGQFRGGSSLNNRPFINSPNFPNRFAEPQYGSQDTPSWVSRSIPIPLGNSMIPLFSGGPSSSMGQSGPNGRNGPISSGSSSNNFYRTESYSYSSDGRGPPQVERNVYDSRDGLGASFRNF from the exons ATGTTGCCGCTCCAATTCGTTCTATTTGGCTGTCTATTCATCGCCCAGGGG CTTTGCCACACGCTGCCACAGCCCAAG GCGAGAACTGCACGCGATACATCTAATATACCTACGCATCTGTTCAAGCCAGTAGGAGAAAAATCAAACAACGAAAAGATTTCCAATAGATCTTCCTTAAACGGAAATGGCACAACATTGGTAGATCCAGAGGATGATGGAGTGGAGTTTTTAGAg AGAGGTAGCGGAGAAGTGGAAGAAGTAACCAGCTCTTATGAAGACGAAGACATCCGTTCCAACCGATTTCGACCTCCACCTCGACCATATTTTCCTCAGAACTCACAAGGGAATATTGGCCCTATTCGCAGA CCGCCCCAATACGGGAATGGTTTCCTAACGGACTACAGTGAAGACCCCAGGGGACAATTTCGTGGAGGCAGCAGCTTAAACAATAGACCCTTCATAAATTCACCGAACTTCCCGAACCGCTTTGCTGAACCGCAATACGGCAGCCAGGACACACCATCGTGGGTATCTAGATCG ATCCCCATACCATTAGGTAACTCGATGATCCCTTTATTTTCTGGAGGTCCTAGTTCTTCCATGGGTCAGAGTGGCCCCAATGGTCGCAATGGTCCAATCAGTTCTGGAAGCTCTTCGAACAACTTTTACCGCACGGAGTCCTACAGCTACAGCTCCGATGGCAGAGGACCGCCACAGGTCGAGCGGAATGTCTACGATTCACGCGATGGACTCGGAGCTTCTTTCCGTAACTTTTAG
- the LOC128262511 gene encoding uncharacterized protein LOC128262511 — MFIKLLLISQLLALSYAQLSLEEAKKQIDASVYSDEETGDDANLAEPHSPPGYQPQHPPQFPPHHPPRYQPQDPHNYEPHHDPHKKVTTTTTTAQPETTTPKLEQEGEGTVAPDDGLAQLDDGLQQNNDGSALPESTTTTPEPTTTTTTTTTPKPTTTPEPTTTPEPTTTPKPHKHEPHPHPYPYPQLYPHPYPQPHPHPYPYPYPGLVFTPSGPKPAPPPDASATPKGDKEKEKDSPELSGYPSYPTFRSPYSPYQPPVFHQPHNWPSFQGYGPRPQFGHPHNHDDDESGEDTHKDKSGEDNKEEEEDVALKPPGYGYPQVYLVPRRPVITVPSYPRPGGGYGSSYGYGRY; from the exons ATGTTCATCAAACTCCTGCTCATTAGCCAG CTTCTGGCGCTGAGCTATGCCCAGTTGTCGCTCGAGGAGGCTAAAAAACAAATCGATGCCTCAGTGTATAGTGACGAGGAGACCGGCGATGATGCAAATTTGGCGGAGCCACATAGTCCTCCTGGTTACCAGCCCCAACATCCACCCCAGTTCCCGCCCCATCATCCACCCCGGTACCAGCCCCAGGATCCGCATAACTACGAGCCCCATCATGATCCCCACAAGAAGGTGACGACCACAACGACCACTGCTCAGCCGGAAACCACCACGCCCAAGTTGGAGCAGGAAGGTGAGGGCACCGTTGCTCCCGACGATGGCTTGGCCCAGCTGGACGATGGCTTGCAGCAAAACAACGATGGATCTGCTCTGCCAGagtccaccaccaccactccGGAGCCGACCACCACAACCACCACCACGACGACTCCAAAGCCAACGACGACTCCAGAGCCAACGACAACGCCAGAGCCTACGACAACTCCCAAGCCTCATAAACACGAGCCACATCCCCATCCGTACCCCTACCCTCAGCTGTATCCCCATCCCTATCCGCAGCCGCACCCGCATCCCTATCCTTATCCCTATCCTGGACTTGTATTCACTCCATCGGGACCTAAACCTGCACCTCCGCCGGACGCTTCGGCCACTCCCAAAGGAgacaaggaaaaggaaaaggacagCCCCGAGCTGAGTGGATACCCCTCGTACCCGACCTTCAGATCGCCCTACTCCCCCTACCAGCCACCCGTTTTCCACCAGCCCCACAATTGGCCCAGCTTCCAGGGATACGGTCCTAGGCCCCAATTTGGACACCCTCACAATCACGACGATGATGAATCCGGCGAGGACACGCACAAGGACAAGTCCGGCGAAGACaacaaggaggaggaggaggatgtgGCTCTGAAACCACCTGGATACGGCTATCCCCAGGTCTACCTCGTTCCCCGAAGACCAGTGATCACTGTACCCAGCTATCCGCGACCGGGTGGCGGATACGGTTCGTCCTACGGCTATGGACGCTACTAA
- the LOC128262512 gene encoding uncharacterized protein LOC128262512, whose amino-acid sequence MCIRCDVDMAIPELKLIGVVLFLVAGLEAQETPVTATESAPTTELTGETSTVTTAETTIPDESTITESTKQPVKVPENAGDPFVKPGKHRPGLRHVRAHDGFHNLKTEKYWAHWNDAFTSALMTP is encoded by the exons ATGTGTATCAGGTGTGACGTTGATATGGCGATACCTGAACTTAAACTG ATCGGAGTTGTTCTCTTCTTGGTAGCCGGTCTAGAGGCTCAGGAAACCCCTGTCACTGCGACTGAGTCAGCACCAACCACAGAATTGACGGGGGAAACTTCTACAGTGACCACCGCAGAAACCACCATACCTGATGAGTCCACGATAACTGAATCTACCAAGCAACCCGTAAAAGTTCCAGAAAATGCAGGAGACCCATTTGTCAAGCCAGGAAAACATAGACCAGGTCTACGTCACGTTCGAGCCCACGATGGCTTCCACAATTTGAAGACGGAGAAGTATTGGGCCCACTGGAACGACGCCTTCACATCAGCTCTTATGACCCCTTGA
- the LOC128263501 gene encoding uncharacterized protein LOC128263501: protein MNVMGSRLNHLAILGCLLFLLVYVDCRANQEHSPNDRSRHQRPHNLHRPPYEGYDWYKHYERDSDPGKDTNYVKARTGNEKTLGDSPPKDLKEKRQKHLSQKDRDELHDWTTSEEKKGHDHNSQKIVSNAKKIVSVIKAVKERGTITEAERSQLTPELKPAALKIYRKFKDKIKMNPDAYHALEVVIHEIMKTSKGLASKHRRSRHHKHKPEPNL from the exons atgaatgtaATGGGATCAAGACTTAATCACTTGGCGATCCTCGGATGCCTGCTATTTCTCCTCGTCTACGTGGACTGCAGAGCCAACCAGGAACACTCGCCGAATGACCGAAGCCGTCACCAGCGTCCCCACAATCTCCATAGACCTCCATATGAGGGATATGATTGGTACAAACA CTATGAACGAGACTCGGATCCGGGAAAGGACACCAATTACGTCAAGGCCAGAACGGGCAACGAGAAAACGCTGGGAGATTCTCCTCCCAAAGATCTGAAAGAAAAAAG GCAAAAACATCTTTCTCAAAAAGATAGGGACGAGCTCCATGACTGGACCACTTCGGAAGAGAAAAAAGGACATGACCATAACAGCCAGAAAATTGTTAGCAATGCTAAAAAAATCGTGAGCGTGATCAAGGCGGTAAAAGAAAGGGGTACTAT AACCGAGGCAGAGAGATCCCAGTTGACGCCTGAACTAAAACCAGCAGCTTTGAAAATATACCGAAAGTTCAAggacaaaattaaaatgaatccAGATGCCTACCATGCATTGGAGGTCGTAATACACGAGATAATGAAAACATCAAAGGGTCTAGCCTCAAAACACAGGCGCTCCAGGCATCACAAACACAAACCCGAACCGAATTTGTAG
- the LOC128262402 gene encoding cytochrome c oxidase subunit 4 isoform 1, mitochondrial, whose translation MALRLINSAVLRQLASQLPKSAQVGSVAGVHTLDKIGKREIVGYGWNGTACYADRVDYPMPAVRFREPNNEINALRTKEQGDWKKLSPEEIKALYRASFCQTIAEVQAGTGEWKLHLGVALLFSAAAIWVAVLMNLFVYDELPVTFDEEHQKAQLQRIIDLEMNPVTGLTSKWDYENKKWKN comes from the exons ATGGCCCTGAGACTAATCAACAGCGCTGTGCTGCGCCAGCTGGCTTCCCAGCTGCCCAAGAGCGCCCAGGTGGGCAGTGTGGCCGGCGTCCACACCCTGGACAAGATCGGCAAGCGGGAGATCGTTGGCTACGGCTGGAACGGCACCGCCTGCTATGCAGATCGCGTGGACTACCCCATGCCCGCCGTCCGTTTCCGTGAGCCCAACAACGAGATCAACGCTCTGCGCACCAAGGAGCAGGGCGACTGGAAGAAGCTGAGCCCCGAGGAGATCAAGGCCCTGTACCGCGCCAGTTTCTGCCAGACCATCGCTGAGGTCCAGGCTGGAACCGGCGAGTGGAAGCTCCATCTGGGCGTTGCCCTGCTCTTCAGCGCCGCCGCCATCTGGGTGGCCGTCCTGATGAACCTCTTCG TGTACGATGAGCTGCCCGTCACATTCGACGAGGAGCACCAGAAGGCCCAGCTGCAGCGCATCATCGACCTGGAAATGAACCCCGTCACCGGCTTGACCTCCAAGTGGGACTACGAGAACAAGAAGTGGAAGAACTAA